In one Nitrospira sp. genomic region, the following are encoded:
- the rplM gene encoding 50S ribosomal protein L13 — translation MTKTYLEKPANVQRKWYLVDAEGKTLGRLAAKVATVLRGKHKPTFTPHVDTGDHVVIVNAEKVVLTGNKMENKTYSTHSGFPGGLKTLTAEHIHRKDPTKLLTKAIEGMLPKNPLGNHMAKKLRVYAGAAHPHQAQKLESLAL, via the coding sequence ATGACAAAAACGTATCTCGAGAAACCCGCTAATGTGCAACGCAAATGGTACCTCGTGGACGCCGAGGGAAAGACGCTTGGCCGCCTCGCGGCCAAAGTCGCCACCGTGCTGCGAGGCAAGCATAAACCGACCTTTACTCCCCATGTCGACACAGGCGATCATGTCGTCATTGTCAACGCGGAGAAGGTCGTGCTCACCGGCAACAAGATGGAGAATAAGACCTACTCAACTCACAGTGGATTTCCCGGTGGATTGAAGACGCTCACCGCAGAGCACATTCACCGCAAGGACCCGACCAAACTGTTGACGAAGGCCATTGAGGGCATGTTGCCTAAGAACCCCCTCGGTAACCACATGGCCAAGAAATTGCGCGTGTACGCTGGCGCAGCGCACCCGCACCAAGCACAAAAACTAGAATCACTCGCATTGTGA
- the rpsI gene encoding 30S ribosomal protein S9: MTQYATGKRKSAIARAWVTAAAGDIVVNEKPLEQAFPRPTLRNVIQFPFELAGVAGKYSVRATVYGGGPAGQAGALRHAISKALVIMSAAFRGPIKKEGLLTRDSRVKERKKYGQKGARKRFQYSKR; the protein is encoded by the coding sequence ATGACGCAGTACGCAACCGGAAAAAGAAAAAGCGCGATCGCGCGCGCATGGGTCACCGCAGCGGCGGGTGACATCGTCGTCAACGAGAAACCATTGGAGCAGGCGTTCCCCCGCCCGACCCTGCGGAATGTGATTCAGTTTCCGTTCGAGTTGGCCGGAGTAGCCGGCAAGTATTCCGTCCGCGCCACCGTCTATGGTGGTGGCCCAGCAGGCCAGGCCGGAGCACTCCGCCATGCCATCTCGAAAGCGCTGGTCATCATGAGCGCGGCCTTCCGCGGTCCCATCAAGAAGGAAGGCCTCCTGACCCGCGATTCTCGCGTGAAAGAACGGAAGAAGTACGGACAGAAGGGTGCCAGAAAGCGCTTCCAATACTCGAAGCGGTAA
- a CDS encoding N-acetyl-gamma-glutamyl-phosphate reductase: MASVRVAVAGASGYTGAELVRLLSQHPHVQLTAVTSEKSAGAAISAVYPHLQGVVKLSFEALAPEALAERADVLFLALPHTKSMGPVATCMKAGKRVIDLSADFRLKDSTTYETWYQTAHAQPHLIKEAVYGLPELHRSAIAQARLVASPGCYPTAAILQLAPLIAHGLVAADSIVIDAKSGISGAGRSPALPYHFPEAHESLEPYKIGQHRHIPEIEQELTGLAGTKGRTAETAQGPVTVAFTPHLVPMNRGILSTAYARMKTQPDVAELRNLYREFYKGERFVRLLEGAMPNPRHVRGANYCDIAVHTDRRAGWVVTVSAIDNLIKGAAGQAIQAMNLMLGYPEETGLVAPGIYP; this comes from the coding sequence ATGGCATCGGTACGAGTTGCGGTAGCAGGGGCCAGCGGATATACCGGGGCCGAGTTGGTGCGGCTCCTCTCTCAACATCCTCATGTACAACTCACAGCAGTCACTTCAGAAAAGTCAGCCGGTGCGGCTATCTCTGCCGTGTATCCTCACCTGCAGGGAGTCGTGAAACTCTCATTCGAAGCGTTGGCGCCGGAAGCCCTGGCGGAGCGGGCCGATGTTCTGTTTCTTGCGCTCCCCCACACGAAATCCATGGGTCCCGTAGCAACCTGCATGAAAGCCGGCAAACGTGTCATCGATTTGAGTGCCGACTTCCGGCTCAAAGATTCCACCACATATGAAACCTGGTACCAGACTGCACATGCGCAACCCCATCTCATCAAGGAGGCCGTGTATGGCCTGCCGGAACTTCACCGGTCTGCCATCGCACAGGCCCGACTCGTGGCTTCGCCTGGATGTTACCCCACGGCCGCGATCCTGCAGCTGGCACCCTTGATTGCGCATGGATTAGTCGCGGCCGACAGCATTGTGATCGACGCAAAATCCGGCATCTCCGGTGCAGGACGGAGCCCTGCCCTACCCTATCACTTCCCCGAAGCGCATGAATCATTGGAGCCTTACAAGATCGGGCAGCATCGGCACATCCCAGAAATCGAGCAGGAACTCACCGGATTGGCGGGCACAAAGGGACGAACGGCTGAGACTGCACAGGGTCCCGTGACCGTGGCCTTCACACCACATCTGGTGCCGATGAATCGAGGTATCCTCAGCACCGCCTATGCGCGAATGAAGACACAGCCCGATGTTGCTGAGCTGCGGAATCTTTATCGGGAGTTTTACAAGGGCGAGCGCTTTGTGCGACTGCTCGAAGGAGCCATGCCGAATCCCCGCCACGTGCGAGGCGCCAACTATTGCGACATCGCTGTGCATACGGATCGTCGGGCCGGCTGGGTCGTCACTGTGTCGGCCATTGATAACCTGATTAAAGGAGCGGCCGGACAGGCCATTCAGGCGATGAACCTCATGCTGGGTTATCCGGAAGAAACCGGGTTGGTGGCGCCGGGCATCTACCCCTAG
- the argJ gene encoding bifunctional glutamate N-acetyltransferase/amino-acid acetyltransferase ArgJ, which produces MKTISGGVTAPIGFRAAGVYSGIKKKKKKQLDLALLVSDQEGPVAGVFTKNHVVAAPVILDRLHLKRGLGRAFLVNSGNANACTGPEGMQAAKEMAQLAATALNCATHTIFVGSTGVIGQPLPIACIREALPALAARLTRRGGSEAASAIMTTDLKPKQVAVRALLGGKMVTVGGMAKGSGMIHPNMATMLGYVTTDAAIGQRALQAALRQAVDQSFNCITVDGDTSTNDTVLCLANGMAGNQTLKPGSADFTRFCAMLEEVCRTLALKICWDGEGVTKVVRVEVTGAATNKAAKQLAQTVATSNLVKTALFGGDANWGRVMAALGRAGVPIDPSRISLKFGGIPMVRKGQGLGRAAERALTKVFKAKEFTILIDLAQGKAGAHMWTTDLSYEYVRINASYRS; this is translated from the coding sequence ATGAAGACAATTTCTGGAGGCGTGACTGCGCCAATCGGTTTTCGAGCCGCCGGAGTCTATAGCGGCATCAAAAAGAAAAAAAAGAAGCAACTCGACCTGGCCCTGCTCGTGTCGGACCAAGAAGGTCCCGTAGCCGGAGTCTTTACGAAGAATCACGTTGTCGCCGCGCCGGTCATCCTCGATCGACTGCATCTGAAGCGAGGCCTGGGCCGCGCATTTCTCGTCAACAGCGGGAACGCCAACGCCTGTACCGGACCGGAAGGCATGCAGGCAGCCAAGGAGATGGCGCAACTGGCGGCGACAGCTCTGAACTGCGCCACGCACACCATCTTTGTCGGTTCGACTGGAGTCATCGGACAGCCGCTTCCGATCGCATGCATCCGGGAAGCGCTGCCTGCGCTGGCCGCTCGCTTGACACGCCGGGGCGGATCCGAAGCGGCCTCGGCGATCATGACCACCGACCTCAAACCCAAACAAGTCGCCGTCCGTGCGTTACTCGGTGGAAAAATGGTGACTGTCGGCGGCATGGCCAAAGGCTCGGGCATGATTCATCCCAACATGGCCACGATGCTGGGATATGTGACCACCGATGCAGCCATCGGGCAACGCGCCCTTCAAGCAGCGCTTCGACAGGCGGTCGATCAATCCTTCAATTGCATCACGGTCGACGGCGACACGAGCACCAACGATACGGTGCTCTGCCTGGCAAACGGAATGGCAGGCAATCAGACACTCAAACCGGGATCGGCCGACTTCACACGCTTCTGCGCAATGCTTGAAGAGGTGTGCCGCACCTTGGCGCTAAAAATCTGCTGGGATGGCGAGGGTGTCACCAAAGTCGTACGGGTGGAAGTTACAGGAGCCGCTACGAACAAGGCCGCGAAACAACTCGCGCAAACGGTCGCGACCTCGAATCTTGTAAAAACCGCACTCTTCGGGGGCGATGCCAATTGGGGCCGCGTCATGGCCGCGCTCGGACGCGCCGGCGTGCCCATCGATCCCTCCCGCATCAGCCTGAAATTTGGAGGGATCCCGATGGTGCGCAAGGGACAAGGACTGGGGCGCGCAGCCGAACGGGCACTGACCAAGGTCTTCAAAGCCAAAGAGTTCACGATTCTCATCGATCTGGCCCAAGGCAAGGCCGGGGCACACATGTGGACCACGGATTTGTCCTACGAATATGTGCGAATCAACGCGAGTTATCGCTCGTAA
- the rpsB gene encoding 30S ribosomal protein S2 — translation MGVVAIKELLEAGVHFGHQTNRWNPKMKRFLFGERNGVYIIDLQQTVERMEQAYAFARDTVAAGDSVLFVGTKRQAAEILEEEAKRANQFYINQRWLGGMLTNFQTIRRSIDKMKKMEATLADPTHQGHTKKELGQMQKEVVKLQKNLSGIRNMRALPGAVFILDTRIEHIAILEASRLEIPVIAIVDSNCDPDHIQYPIPGNDDAIRSIKLIISRIADACLEGAHLRTQQEETEFASAPAGGAAKPAPKLAGVSAS, via the coding sequence ATGGGAGTAGTTGCGATTAAGGAATTACTGGAAGCCGGCGTCCATTTCGGGCACCAGACCAACCGTTGGAATCCGAAAATGAAGCGGTTTCTGTTCGGAGAACGTAACGGCGTCTACATTATCGACCTTCAACAAACGGTTGAACGCATGGAGCAGGCCTATGCCTTCGCTCGCGACACCGTGGCAGCCGGTGACTCCGTCCTGTTCGTCGGCACAAAGCGCCAAGCTGCTGAAATTCTGGAAGAAGAGGCCAAACGCGCCAACCAGTTCTATATCAACCAGCGCTGGCTGGGCGGCATGCTGACCAACTTCCAGACCATCCGCCGCAGCATCGACAAAATGAAGAAGATGGAAGCGACCCTCGCTGACCCGACTCATCAGGGCCACACGAAAAAAGAGCTCGGGCAGATGCAGAAGGAAGTCGTCAAACTGCAGAAGAACTTGTCCGGTATTCGCAACATGCGGGCCCTGCCCGGCGCCGTCTTCATTCTGGATACGCGCATCGAGCACATCGCCATCCTCGAGGCCAGCCGGTTGGAAATTCCCGTGATTGCGATCGTCGATTCAAACTGCGATCCGGATCACATTCAATATCCCATTCCCGGCAACGACGACGCGATTCGTTCCATCAAGCTGATTATCTCCAGAATTGCGGACGCCTGCCTCGAAGGCGCCCATCTGCGCACCCAGCAGGAAGAGACGGAATTCGCATCGGCACCGGCCGGCGGCGCGGCCAAACCTGCGCCCAAACTGGCCGGCGTGTCCGCATCCTAA
- the tsf gene encoding translation elongation factor Ts codes for MASLSELVKELREKTGAGILDCQKALTENGNSIDKAIDYLRQKGLAAAQKKAGRETNQGLIHAYIHAGGKIGVLIEVNCETDFVARNEQFKAFVNDLALQVAAASPSYVRREEIAADVVAKERSIYEGQAKELGKPPAAWPKIVEGKLEKFYQENCLLEQGFIKDPSVVIKDLLAQQIATIGENMNIRRFTRFQLGQA; via the coding sequence ATGGCAAGTTTGAGCGAGCTGGTGAAAGAGTTGCGTGAAAAGACCGGGGCCGGCATTCTGGATTGCCAGAAAGCCTTAACCGAAAACGGAAACAGCATCGATAAAGCGATCGACTACCTTCGACAGAAGGGCTTGGCGGCAGCGCAGAAAAAGGCCGGACGGGAAACCAACCAGGGCTTGATCCACGCGTACATCCATGCCGGCGGAAAAATCGGCGTACTCATCGAAGTGAACTGCGAAACCGATTTCGTGGCGCGCAATGAGCAATTTAAGGCCTTCGTCAACGATCTCGCCCTGCAGGTGGCGGCCGCAAGTCCCTCCTACGTAAGGCGGGAAGAAATCGCCGCCGATGTGGTGGCGAAGGAACGAAGCATTTACGAAGGGCAAGCCAAGGAACTGGGGAAGCCGCCGGCCGCCTGGCCGAAAATCGTCGAAGGCAAACTCGAAAAGTTCTATCAAGAGAATTGCTTGCTCGAACAGGGGTTCATCAAGGATCCGTCCGTCGTGATCAAGGATCTCCTGGCGCAACAAATTGCTACCATCGGCGAGAACATGAACATCCGCCGATTTACACGATTCCAATTAGGCCAAGCATGA